A window of the Pseudomonas fluorescens genome harbors these coding sequences:
- a CDS encoding polyurethane esterase — MGLFDYKNADGKALYSDAIALTLYAYTPTGQALPGTGWKPIGATALSYQGKVGAQGTFFGEKDGFTSAEAEVLGKYDAAGKLIGIGVAFRGTGGLGYSDTFGDMKNNLLAAIGPTDYATQYAKNAFDNLLKSVAAFAVAHGIAAKDVLISGHSLGGLGVNSVAELSASNWGGFFKDANYISFASPTQSSTGTNVLNIGYENDPVFRVLDGTTFSTASMGKHDKPHDSTTDNIVNFNDNYASTAQNLVPFSIANPLNWSAHSSLGYADGLNRVIASKFYGLTHKDSTIIVSNLEEASRGKTWVEDLGRSGEPHTGSTFIIGTDSGDWLKGGAGNDFLEGLGGDDRFRDDGGFNILLGGQGHNTFELQKPLQNFSFANDGDGTLYVRDAYGGISMTRDIGALMSKESGSWWGSKEITWTVTAKGLANGAELTQYNHSLSGGAMGDTLKATADGDWLFGLGGNDHLQSDKAHVTFVGGAGNDVMSAVGGNNTFLFSGAFGFDAINGYQGSDKLVFMGVEGAGQGYDYKQHASQSGGDTVLKIGDFAVTLVGVGVANLSDSSFVFA, encoded by the coding sequence ATGGGATTGTTCGATTACAAAAATGCGGACGGCAAAGCGCTGTACAGCGATGCCATCGCCCTGACGCTGTATGCCTACACGCCGACCGGGCAGGCCTTGCCCGGCACCGGCTGGAAGCCGATCGGCGCCACGGCGCTGAGCTATCAGGGCAAGGTCGGGGCGCAGGGCACGTTCTTCGGCGAGAAGGACGGCTTCACCAGCGCCGAAGCCGAAGTGCTCGGCAAGTACGACGCGGCCGGTAAGCTGATCGGCATCGGCGTGGCTTTCCGGGGCACCGGCGGGCTGGGTTACAGCGACACTTTTGGCGACATGAAAAACAACCTGCTGGCCGCCATCGGCCCGACGGATTACGCCACCCAGTACGCGAAAAACGCTTTCGACAACCTGCTCAAATCGGTGGCCGCTTTCGCCGTCGCCCACGGCATCGCGGCCAAGGACGTATTGATCAGCGGCCACAGCCTCGGCGGCCTTGGGGTCAACAGCGTGGCGGAGCTGAGCGCGAGCAACTGGGGCGGGTTCTTCAAGGACGCCAACTACATTTCGTTCGCCTCGCCGACCCAGAGCAGCACCGGCACCAACGTGCTGAACATCGGTTACGAGAACGACCCGGTGTTCCGCGTGCTCGACGGCACCACCTTCAGTACCGCGTCGATGGGCAAGCACGACAAGCCGCACGACTCGACCACCGACAATATCGTCAACTTCAATGACAACTACGCATCCACCGCGCAGAACCTTGTGCCGTTCAGCATCGCCAATCCGCTGAACTGGTCGGCCCACAGCTCGCTGGGGTACGCCGACGGCCTGAATCGGGTGATCGCGTCGAAGTTCTACGGCCTGACGCACAAGGACTCGACGATCATTGTCTCCAACCTTGAGGAAGCGTCGCGGGGCAAGACCTGGGTCGAGGATCTGGGGCGCAGCGGCGAGCCGCACACCGGCAGCACGTTCATCATCGGCACCGACAGCGGTGACTGGCTCAAGGGCGGGGCTGGCAACGACTTCCTGGAAGGCCTGGGCGGCGATGACCGTTTCCGTGACGATGGCGGCTTCAACATCCTGCTCGGTGGCCAGGGCCACAACACCTTCGAGCTGCAAAAACCGCTGCAGAACTTCAGCTTCGCCAACGACGGCGACGGCACGCTGTACGTGCGTGACGCCTACGGCGGCATCAGCATGACCCGTGACATCGGCGCGCTGATGAGCAAGGAGTCGGGTTCGTGGTGGGGCAGCAAGGAAATCACCTGGACCGTCACCGCCAAAGGCCTGGCCAACGGTGCCGAACTGACCCAGTACAACCATTCGCTCAGCGGTGGCGCCATGGGCGACACCCTCAAAGCCACCGCTGACGGCGACTGGTTGTTCGGCCTGGGCGGCAACGATCACCTGCAAAGCGACAAGGCCCACGTGACCTTCGTCGGCGGCGCCGGCAACGACGTGATGAGCGCGGTGGGCGGCAACAACACCTTCCTGTTCAGCGGCGCCTTCGGCTTCGACGCGATCAATGGCTACCAGGGCAGCGACAAACTGGTGTTCATGGGCGTCGAAGGCGCGGGTCAGGGCTACGACTACAAGCAACACGCGTCGCAGTCCGGAGGCGATACCGTGCTGAAGATTGGCGACTTTGCCGTGACACTGGTCGGGGTGGGTGTGGCTAACCTGTCGGATTCGAGTTTCGTCTTCGCCTGA
- a CDS encoding TolC family outer membrane protein, with product MFGCMNKLSMLAAAFALLAGNSAVAAMGPFEIYEQALRNDPVFLGAIKERDAGLENRAIGRAGLLPKLGYNYNKGRNSSKATSLDERARNRTDDRNYSSYGSSLTLQQPLLDYEAYAAYRKGVAQSLFADENFRGKSQELLVRVLDNYTKALFAQDQIDIAQAKKKAYEQQFQQNEHMFKQGEGTRTDILEAESRYELATAEEIEARDEQDAALRELGALVGVPAMNISDLAPLDQNFQTFALMPANYDTWHELAVSNNPNLASQRQAVEVARYEVERNRAGHLPKVSAYATMRQNESESGNTYNQRYETNTIGFEVSVPLYAGGGVSASTRQASRTMEQAEYELDGKTRETLIELRRQFSACLSGVSKLRAYQKALTSAEALVVSTKQSILGGERTNLDALNAEQQLFTTRRDLAQARYDYLMAWTKLHYYAGTLSEQDLARVDEAFGQGPRTQ from the coding sequence ATGTTCGGCTGTATGAATAAGCTTTCCATGCTGGCGGCAGCGTTCGCGCTGCTCGCGGGCAACAGTGCAGTGGCGGCCATGGGGCCGTTCGAGATCTACGAACAGGCGTTGCGCAATGACCCGGTGTTCCTCGGGGCGATCAAGGAACGCGACGCAGGCCTTGAAAACCGCGCCATCGGCCGCGCCGGCCTGTTGCCGAAACTGGGTTACAACTACAACAAGGGTCGCAACTCGTCGAAAGCCACGTCCCTCGACGAACGTGCGCGCAACCGCACCGATGACCGCAACTACAGCAGTTATGGCTCGAGCCTGACCCTGCAACAACCGTTGCTCGACTACGAGGCCTACGCGGCGTATCGCAAAGGCGTGGCCCAGTCGCTGTTTGCCGACGAGAACTTTCGCGGCAAGAGCCAGGAACTGCTGGTTCGCGTACTGGATAACTACACCAAGGCCTTGTTTGCCCAGGATCAGATCGACATTGCGCAGGCCAAGAAGAAGGCGTACGAGCAGCAATTCCAGCAGAATGAGCACATGTTCAAGCAGGGCGAGGGCACTCGTACCGACATCCTCGAAGCCGAGTCGCGTTATGAGCTGGCAACCGCCGAAGAAATCGAGGCCCGCGACGAGCAGGACGCAGCTCTACGGGAGCTGGGCGCATTGGTAGGCGTGCCGGCGATGAACATCAGTGATCTGGCACCGCTGGATCAGAACTTCCAGACATTCGCCTTGATGCCGGCCAACTACGACACCTGGCACGAACTGGCCGTGAGCAACAACCCGAACCTCGCGTCCCAGCGTCAGGCGGTGGAAGTGGCGCGTTACGAAGTCGAGCGCAACCGCGCCGGGCACCTGCCGAAAGTCAGCGCCTACGCCACGATGCGCCAGAACGAATCGGAAAGCGGCAACACCTACAACCAGCGTTACGAAACCAACACCATCGGTTTCGAAGTCAGCGTGCCGTTGTATGCCGGCGGCGGGGTATCAGCCTCGACCCGTCAGGCCAGCCGCACGATGGAACAGGCCGAGTATGAACTGGACGGCAAGACCCGCGAGACGCTGATCGAGTTGCGCCGGCAGTTCAGTGCCTGCCTGTCCGGGGTCAGCAAATTGCGCGCCTATCAAAAGGCACTGACTTCGGCCGAAGCGCTGGTGGTGTCGACCAAGCAAAGCATTCTCGGTGGCGAGCGAACCAACCTCGACGCGTTGAACGCCGAACAACAACTGTTTACCACCCGCCGCGACCTGGCCCAGGCACGCTACGACTACCTCATGGCCTGGACCAAATTGCATTACTACGCGGGGACCTTGAGCGAACAGGATCTGGCGCGGGTGGATGAGGCCTTCGGACAGGGCCCACGGACGCAATAA
- a CDS encoding HlyD family type I secretion periplasmic adaptor subunit gives MSSANMNTQNEATMEHAYITERPERDAKFFARMGWILALVGAGSFFTWAALAPLDQGIPVQGTVVVSGKRKAVQSMSSGVVSRILVREGEIVKQGQPLFRLDQTQVAADVQSLQAQYRMAWASLARWQAERDNLKQVTFPAELSDNADPRLALVLEGQRQLFSSRREAFAREQAALRASIEGATSQLAGMRRARTDLNAQADSLQQQLSNLQPLADNGYIPRNRLMEYQRQLSQVQQQLAENTGESGRVEQGILESRLKLQQHGEEYQKEVRTQLADAQLKSVTLSEQLTSAGFDLQHSEILATADGVAVNLGVHTEGAVVRQGETLLEIVPQGTRLEVEGHLPINLIDKVGTHLPVDILFTAFNQSKTPRVPGEVSLISADQMVDEKTGVPYYVLRSSVSDQAMEKLNGLVIKPGMPAEMFVRTGERSLLNYLFKPLLDRAGSALTEE, from the coding sequence ATGAGCAGCGCGAACATGAACACGCAAAACGAAGCCACCATGGAACACGCGTACATCACCGAACGCCCGGAGCGCGATGCGAAATTCTTCGCCCGCATGGGCTGGATTCTGGCGCTGGTCGGCGCCGGCAGCTTCTTCACCTGGGCCGCTTTGGCGCCGCTGGATCAGGGGATTCCGGTGCAAGGCACCGTGGTGGTGTCGGGCAAGCGCAAAGCCGTGCAGTCGATGAGCAGCGGCGTGGTCAGCCGAATTCTGGTGCGCGAAGGCGAGATCGTGAAGCAGGGCCAGCCGCTGTTCCGCCTCGACCAGACCCAGGTCGCCGCCGACGTGCAGTCGTTGCAGGCGCAATACCGCATGGCGTGGGCCAGCCTGGCGCGCTGGCAGGCCGAGCGTGACAACCTCAAGCAAGTGACCTTTCCGGCAGAACTGAGCGACAACGCCGATCCGCGCCTGGCACTGGTGCTGGAAGGTCAGCGTCAACTGTTCAGCAGCCGTCGCGAAGCGTTTGCCCGTGAGCAAGCAGCATTGCGCGCCAGTATCGAGGGCGCCACTTCGCAACTGGCGGGCATGCGCCGCGCCCGTACCGACCTCAACGCACAGGCCGACTCGCTGCAACAGCAGTTGAGCAACCTGCAACCACTGGCCGACAACGGCTACATCCCGCGTAACCGCTTGATGGAATATCAGCGTCAACTGTCGCAGGTTCAGCAGCAACTGGCCGAGAACACCGGTGAAAGTGGCCGGGTGGAGCAGGGTATCCTTGAGTCCCGCCTGAAACTGCAACAGCACGGCGAGGAATACCAGAAGGAAGTCCGCACCCAGCTGGCCGACGCGCAACTGAAAAGCGTCACGCTGTCGGAGCAACTGACCTCCGCCGGTTTCGACCTGCAACACAGCGAAATCCTCGCCACCGCCGACGGCGTGGCGGTCAACCTCGGCGTGCACACCGAAGGCGCCGTGGTGCGTCAGGGCGAAACCCTGCTGGAAATCGTCCCGCAAGGCACGCGCCTGGAAGTTGAAGGGCACCTGCCGATCAACCTGATCGACAAGGTCGGCACGCATTTGCCGGTCGACATCCTGTTCACCGCGTTCAACCAGAGCAAGACGCCACGGGTTCCCGGCGAAGTCAGCCTGATTTCCGCCGACCAGATGGTCGACGAGAAAACCGGTGTGCCGTACTACGTGTTGCGCAGCAGCGTCAGCGATCAGGCCATGGAGAAACTCAACGGTCTGGTGATCAAGCCCGGCATGCCGGCGGAAATGTTCGTGCGCACTGGCGAACGTTCACTCCTCAACTACCTGTTCAAGCCGCTGCTCGACCGCGCCGGTTCCGCGTTGACCGAAGAATAA
- the eprS gene encoding autotransporter serine peptidase EprS: protein MDVRIKPVSVGTLLLVISATQAQAQYLEAGKPGDPASWRSAEFLRDWGLGRMQADQAYAAGITGKGVKIGALDSGFDAAHPEFASDRYHPVLANGSYLDGSLFNVNGTLNPNNDSHGTHVVGTMGASRDGTGMHGVAYNAQIYVGNTNKNDSFLFGPNPDPRYFKAAYDALADAGVRAINNSWGSQPPDVSYRTLADLHAAYAQHWNKGTWLDAAADVSRRGVINVFSAGNSGYPNASVRSALPYFQPGLEGHWLAVSGLDQSNQQKYNQCGIAKYWCITTPGAKIDSTIPDGGYAIKSGTSMAAPHATGALALVMERYPYMNNQQALEVLLTTATQLDGSVTDAPTEQVGWGVANLYRAMRGPGQLLGAFDANLAAGQSDVWSNDISDKALIQRQGEDLAEHNAWQQTLQNKGWQNGVPADASQQDQTDYAVGMARDAAASTRVYQGSLIKSGDGRLTLTGENTYRGPTTINGGLLTVNGSLTSAVTVNDGGTLGGSGRIGALTANSGGRVAPGNSIGTLNVAGDVTFAPGSTYAVELSPTSSDRIVAGGTASINGATVSLSLENSPTLLSTIEARSLLGRQYDILQAAGGIQGRFGAVLPDYLFIGGSLAYSDNGIGLNVERNGTSFASVGQTPNQRSVASAVEGLGAGNSVYESLLLSATASDAQQAFQQLSGEIYPALGSVLINDSRQLRDAIGERLHDAQATQSNGWIKALGSWGSTDSRHDTAGYSTSIGGLLAGVDGAVDEQTRIGLVTGYSDSSLSMGSGTHSSAKVDSYHLGAYAGHDIGAWRLSTGAAYSWHRADVKRDLQYGNVSAKQKAKVDAATPQVFGEAAYRLNLQPLALEPFANLAYVHLDTDGFTEKGDAAALKSGDDQRDAVLSTLGVRAIKTFDLASAQKLQVSGHLGWQHSLTDIESEQHFRFASGSTPYTVGSSPLVRDAALVGVQASLALTRDVRINLDYTGQLASREKQHGVGLSLNWQF, encoded by the coding sequence ATGGACGTACGCATCAAGCCGGTTTCGGTCGGCACCCTGCTGCTTGTGATTTCTGCAACCCAGGCCCAGGCCCAATACCTCGAAGCCGGAAAACCCGGCGATCCGGCCAGTTGGCGCAGCGCCGAATTCCTGCGTGACTGGGGCCTGGGCCGGATGCAGGCCGATCAGGCCTACGCCGCCGGCATTACCGGCAAGGGCGTGAAGATCGGCGCGCTGGACTCCGGTTTCGACGCCGCCCATCCTGAATTTGCCAGCGACCGTTATCACCCGGTTCTGGCCAACGGCAGCTACCTCGACGGCTCGCTGTTCAACGTCAACGGCACCCTCAACCCGAACAACGATTCCCACGGCACCCACGTGGTCGGCACCATGGGTGCGTCCCGCGATGGCACCGGCATGCATGGCGTGGCGTACAACGCGCAAATCTACGTCGGCAACACCAACAAGAACGACAGTTTCCTGTTCGGCCCCAATCCTGATCCGCGCTATTTCAAAGCTGCGTACGACGCCCTGGCCGATGCCGGTGTGCGAGCGATCAACAACAGCTGGGGCAGCCAGCCGCCGGATGTCAGCTACCGAACCCTCGCGGATCTGCACGCCGCGTACGCCCAGCACTGGAACAAAGGCACCTGGCTCGACGCAGCGGCGGACGTTTCCCGTCGTGGCGTGATCAACGTGTTCAGCGCCGGCAACAGCGGCTACCCGAATGCCAGCGTGCGCTCGGCGCTGCCGTACTTTCAGCCGGGCCTGGAAGGCCACTGGCTGGCGGTCTCCGGGCTCGATCAAAGCAATCAGCAGAAGTACAACCAGTGCGGCATCGCCAAATACTGGTGCATCACCACGCCGGGGGCGAAGATCGACAGCACCATTCCCGACGGCGGTTATGCGATCAAGTCCGGGACCTCGATGGCCGCGCCGCACGCCACCGGGGCACTGGCGCTGGTGATGGAGCGCTATCCGTACATGAACAATCAGCAGGCGCTCGAAGTGCTGCTGACTACCGCCACCCAACTCGACGGCTCGGTGACCGATGCGCCGACCGAGCAAGTCGGCTGGGGCGTGGCCAACCTGTACCGGGCGATGCGCGGGCCGGGGCAGTTGCTCGGGGCGTTCGACGCCAATCTGGCGGCCGGGCAGAGCGACGTCTGGAGCAATGACATCAGCGACAAGGCGCTGATCCAGCGCCAGGGCGAAGACCTCGCCGAGCACAACGCCTGGCAGCAAACCCTGCAGAACAAAGGCTGGCAGAACGGCGTGCCGGCCGATGCCAGCCAACAGGATCAGACCGATTACGCCGTGGGCATGGCCCGTGATGCAGCGGCTTCCACTCGGGTTTATCAAGGCAGTCTCATCAAGTCCGGTGACGGACGACTGACTCTGACCGGTGAAAACACCTATCGCGGACCGACCACGATCAATGGCGGTCTGCTCACGGTGAACGGTTCGCTGACGTCGGCCGTGACCGTCAATGACGGCGGCACCCTCGGTGGTTCCGGGCGAATCGGCGCGTTGACCGCCAACAGCGGCGGTCGCGTGGCACCGGGCAATTCCATCGGCACGTTGAACGTCGCCGGCGACGTGACCTTTGCGCCGGGTTCGACCTACGCCGTGGAATTGTCTCCCACCAGCAGCGACCGCATCGTCGCCGGCGGCACTGCGTCCATCAACGGCGCCACCGTGAGCCTGTCGTTGGAAAACAGCCCGACCTTGCTCAGCACCATCGAGGCCAGAAGTCTGCTCGGCCGGCAGTACGACATTCTGCAAGCGGCGGGCGGCATTCAGGGTCGGTTCGGTGCGGTATTGCCGGATTACCTGTTTATCGGTGGCAGCCTGGCCTACAGCGACAACGGCATCGGCCTGAATGTCGAGCGCAACGGGACATCGTTCGCCAGCGTCGGCCAGACCCCGAATCAACGCTCCGTGGCGTCCGCCGTTGAAGGTCTCGGCGCGGGCAACTCCGTGTACGAAAGCCTGCTGTTGTCGGCTACTGCCAGCGATGCGCAGCAAGCCTTTCAACAGTTGAGTGGCGAAATCTATCCGGCCCTCGGCTCGGTGCTGATCAACGACAGCCGCCAACTGCGCGACGCCATCGGCGAACGCCTGCACGACGCCCAAGCCACGCAAAGCAATGGCTGGATCAAGGCGCTAGGTTCGTGGGGCAGCACCGATTCGCGCCACGACACTGCGGGATACAGCACGTCGATTGGCGGCCTGCTGGCAGGTGTCGACGGCGCGGTCGACGAGCAGACCCGCATCGGTCTGGTCACCGGTTACAGCGACAGTTCGCTGAGTATGGGCTCGGGCACGCATTCTTCGGCCAAGGTCGACAGCTATCACCTCGGCGCCTACGCCGGTCATGACATCGGTGCCTGGCGCCTGAGCACCGGCGCAGCCTACAGCTGGCATCGCGCCGATGTGAAACGTGATTTGCAGTACGGCAACGTCAGCGCCAAGCAGAAAGCCAAGGTCGATGCAGCCACTCCTCAAGTGTTCGGCGAAGCGGCTTATCGGCTGAACCTGCAACCGCTGGCCCTGGAACCGTTCGCCAACCTGGCCTACGTACACCTCGACACCGACGGCTTCACCGAGAAGGGCGACGCCGCCGCGCTGAAAAGCGGCGACGACCAGCGCGACGCGGTGTTGAGCACCCTCGGCGTGCGGGCGATCAAGACGTTTGACCTGGCGTCCGCACAGAAGCTGCAAGTGAGCGGCCATCTGGGCTGGCAGCACAGCCTGACCGACATCGAATCCGAACAGCATTTTCGATTTGCCAGCGGCAGTACGCCGTACACGGTCGGAAGCTCGCCACTGGTGCGCGACGCTGCACTGGTCGGCGTACAGGCCAGCCTGGCGCTGACCCGCGACGTGCGGATCAACCTTGATTACACCGGACAACTGGCCAGCCGCGAGAAGCAGCATGGCGTGGGCCTGAGCCTGAACTGGCAGTTCTGA
- a CDS encoding autotransporter serine protease produces the protein MKNNNTPAQSGGCFRLKTLNFALLCALATWGSAHAAPYVESGRAGDPGSWRSAEFQADWGLGAIGADHAYAAGYTGKGVKLGIFDQPVYAAHPEFSGSNKVITLVTSGIREYTDPYIPVKAGDAFRYDGSPSVGSDGKLGAHGTHVGGIAAGSRDGGPMHGVAFGAQIISADNGDPGPEDGIVRGNDGAVYKAGWDALIASGARIINNSWGIGITDRFDLGGRDPAYPHFTVNDAQLQFNEIRTLLGTKPGGAYDGAIAAARSGIVTIFAAGNDYNLNNPDAIAGLGYFVPDIAPNWITVAALQKNPDLASANPYIMSTFSSRCGYTASFCVSAPGTKIFSSIIEGTNADNLTTGYKNYNGTSMAAPHVAGSMAVLMERFPYMTGDQVASVLRTTATDLGAPGIDALYGWGMINLRKGIDGPAMFVTEQDIPEEFRIQGAYGSGQFVADLPGIGAIIDAGKPTERVCNDITCGLDTWRNNISGHGGLTKQGIGTLVLTGNNTYSGPTLVNQGRLAINGSLQSAVTVNDGGILGGNGRIAALTANSGGTVAPGNSIGTLNVAGDVTFAPGSTYAVEVSPTSSDRIVAGGKAVIEGATVTMSLENSPTLLTTGEVKSLLGSQFNILQAAGGIEGQFGQVLPDYAFLGGTLAYSASGVQLDVGRNGASFASVGLTPNQRAVGAAAERLGAGNALFETLLLSPSAAAAQDAFQQLSGEIHPAIGTLLINDSRYLRDAVGERLRERDLFDAGAPTDDRSNAWLKVLGAWGKSDGGSKYADSTSSIGGLLAGVDGLIAEDTRLGFVTGYSDSSLSMGEGTHSSASVDSYHLGAYLGHQIDALRLTAGAAYSWHRIDVKRDLQFGGVSGKQKTKRDATTAQLFTEAAYDLGLQPMNLEPFANLAYVHLNSDSFTEKGDAAALKGGEDNRDVVLSTLGVRAKRTFALSEKHQLELGASLGWQHNLSSVDSDSHLAFVNGNSAFTVQSVSMDRDAAVVGVRAGLALNRDVRVNLDYNGLIGSNEKDHGVGLTLDWQF, from the coding sequence ATGAAAAACAACAACACCCCCGCGCAATCGGGTGGATGCTTTCGCCTGAAAACTCTCAACTTCGCCTTGCTCTGCGCACTGGCCACCTGGGGCAGCGCACACGCGGCGCCCTACGTCGAAAGCGGTCGGGCAGGGGATCCGGGCAGTTGGCGCAGCGCCGAATTCCAGGCCGACTGGGGCCTGGGCGCCATCGGAGCGGATCACGCCTACGCCGCCGGTTACACCGGCAAAGGCGTGAAACTGGGAATCTTCGACCAGCCGGTCTACGCCGCGCACCCGGAGTTTTCCGGCAGCAACAAGGTCATCACCCTGGTGACCTCGGGGATCCGCGAATACACCGACCCGTACATCCCGGTCAAAGCCGGGGACGCGTTCCGCTATGACGGCTCTCCCTCGGTCGGCTCCGACGGCAAGCTTGGCGCCCACGGCACCCACGTTGGCGGTATCGCCGCCGGCAGCCGAGACGGCGGGCCGATGCACGGCGTGGCGTTCGGCGCACAGATCATCAGCGCCGACAACGGCGACCCGGGCCCGGAAGACGGCATCGTGCGCGGCAACGACGGCGCGGTGTACAAGGCCGGCTGGGATGCGCTGATCGCCAGCGGCGCGCGGATCATCAACAACAGCTGGGGCATCGGCATCACTGACCGTTTCGACCTCGGCGGCCGTGACCCGGCGTATCCGCACTTCACCGTCAACGACGCGCAACTGCAATTCAACGAAATCCGCACACTGCTGGGCACCAAACCCGGCGGCGCCTACGACGGTGCAATCGCCGCCGCGCGCAGCGGGATCGTGACGATTTTCGCAGCGGGCAACGACTACAACCTGAACAACCCGGACGCCATCGCCGGCCTCGGTTACTTCGTGCCGGACATCGCGCCGAACTGGATCACCGTCGCCGCCCTGCAAAAGAACCCGGATCTGGCCAGCGCCAATCCGTACATCATGAGTACGTTCTCTTCGCGATGCGGCTACACCGCGAGTTTCTGCGTCTCGGCACCAGGCACGAAAATCTTCAGCTCGATCATCGAAGGCACCAACGCCGACAACCTGACCACCGGCTACAAGAACTACAACGGCACTTCGATGGCCGCGCCCCACGTGGCCGGCTCCATGGCGGTGCTGATGGAACGCTTCCCGTACATGACCGGCGATCAGGTCGCCAGCGTGCTGCGCACCACGGCCACCGACCTCGGCGCACCGGGCATCGACGCCTTGTACGGCTGGGGCATGATCAACCTGCGCAAGGGCATCGACGGCCCGGCGATGTTCGTCACCGAGCAGGACATTCCCGAAGAATTCCGCATCCAGGGTGCCTACGGTTCCGGCCAGTTCGTGGCTGATCTGCCGGGCATCGGCGCGATCATCGATGCAGGCAAACCCACCGAGCGCGTGTGCAACGACATCACCTGCGGGCTCGACACCTGGCGCAACAACATCTCCGGCCATGGCGGTCTGACCAAGCAAGGCATCGGCACCCTGGTGCTGACCGGCAACAACACCTACAGCGGCCCGACCCTGGTCAATCAGGGACGACTGGCAATCAATGGTTCGCTGCAATCGGCGGTGACGGTCAATGACGGCGGCATCCTCGGTGGTAACGGCCGGATCGCCGCGCTGACTGCCAACAGCGGCGGCACCGTGGCGCCGGGCAATTCCATCGGCACCTTGAACGTGGCCGGTGACGTGACCTTCGCGCCAGGTTCGACCTATGCGGTGGAAGTGTCGCCGACCAGCAGCGACCGGATCGTCGCCGGTGGCAAAGCGGTGATCGAAGGCGCAACCGTAACCATGTCGCTGGAAAACAGCCCGACACTGTTGACTACCGGCGAAGTGAAAAGCCTGCTCGGCAGCCAGTTCAACATCTTGCAGGCAGCGGGCGGCATTGAAGGGCAGTTCGGACAAGTGTTGCCCGACTACGCGTTCCTCGGCGGCACCCTGGCTTACTCCGCGAGCGGTGTACAACTGGACGTCGGACGTAATGGCGCCTCGTTCGCCAGTGTCGGCCTGACCCCGAACCAGCGCGCAGTCGGTGCTGCCGCCGAACGCCTCGGCGCCGGTAATGCGTTGTTCGAAACCCTGTTGCTCTCGCCATCGGCTGCCGCTGCACAGGATGCCTTCCAGCAACTGTCCGGCGAGATTCACCCGGCCATCGGCACGCTGCTGATCAACGACAGCCGCTATCTGCGCGATGCCGTGGGCGAACGTCTGCGCGAGCGTGATCTGTTCGATGCCGGCGCGCCGACCGATGACCGCAGCAACGCCTGGCTCAAAGTGCTGGGTGCCTGGGGCAAGAGCGATGGCGGGTCGAAATACGCCGATTCCACCAGTTCCATTGGCGGCCTGCTGGCCGGTGTCGACGGCTTGATCGCTGAAGATACTCGTCTGGGTTTCGTTACTGGTTATAGCGACAGCTCGTTGAGCATGGGCGAGGGTACACATTCGTCTGCCTCGGTCGATAGCTATCACCTGGGCGCGTACCTGGGGCATCAGATCGATGCGCTGCGTCTGACCGCCGGTGCGGCCTACAGCTGGCATCGCATCGACGTCAAACGCGACCTGCAATTCGGTGGCGTCAGCGGCAAGCAGAAAACCAAGCGCGATGCGACCACCGCGCAACTGTTCACCGAAGCGGCCTACGACTTGGGCCTGCAACCGATGAACCTGGAGCCGTTCGCCAATCTGGCCTACGTGCACCTCAACAGCGACAGCTTCACCGAGAAAGGTGATGCCGCCGCACTGAAAGGCGGTGAAGACAACCGCGATGTGGTGTTGTCGACCCTCGGTGTGCGGGCCAAACGTACGTTTGCCCTCTCGGAGAAACACCAGCTGGAACTGGGCGCAAGCCTGGGCTGGCAGCACAACTTGAGCAGCGTGGATTCCGACAGTCACTTGGCATTCGTCAATGGCAACAGTGCGTTCACCGTGCAAAGTGTGTCGATGGATCGAGATGCAGCGGTGGTCGGCGTGCGCGCCGGGCTGGCGCTCAATCGCGATGTCCGGGTCAACCTGGACTACAACGGGCTGATCGGCTCCAACGAAAAGGATCACGGTGTGGGCCTGACGCTGGACTGGCAGTTCTAA